From Paenibacillus sp. V4I7, one genomic window encodes:
- a CDS encoding minor capsid protein — MINMAIQLALYLQCKSMGALGRDMFVDGVPQTPNEAIWLSHVGGSAEFKLDAPDSWRKLSLNVRSTTPAGAQDRIWSAIKKLLDPDDGVIKVDGQSYTVQITALPAMQDKDAAGRCLIKSVLILRQVKPVLETWLKAISVFTEAALGSQWRVYRGFNGTCRPSVSWHCLSVLSSSALRGTSQLTKQFVGQIAARSANEYQLAVQLLLLELAEQAKLPMGGVGGRWLTVINSSATMRSGDLSTGILTVTVTVAAAAPQGTLPLIAGVQTAT; from the coding sequence ATGATTAACATGGCAATTCAACTAGCGCTATATCTTCAATGCAAAAGTATGGGAGCACTCGGGAGAGACATGTTCGTGGACGGTGTTCCACAGACCCCCAATGAGGCCATCTGGCTCAGCCACGTTGGTGGCAGCGCAGAGTTCAAGCTGGACGCGCCGGATAGCTGGCGCAAGCTGAGTTTGAACGTGAGAAGCACAACGCCGGCGGGGGCGCAGGATCGTATTTGGAGCGCTATTAAGAAGCTGCTCGATCCTGATGACGGTGTCATCAAGGTGGACGGGCAATCCTACACGGTGCAAATTACTGCGTTGCCTGCTATGCAGGACAAGGATGCTGCAGGCAGATGCCTCATAAAATCTGTCCTGATCCTTCGGCAAGTAAAGCCTGTGCTAGAAACTTGGCTGAAAGCTATATCCGTATTTACGGAAGCTGCTTTAGGCTCGCAGTGGCGCGTATACCGTGGATTCAACGGTACGTGTCGACCTAGCGTCTCATGGCATTGTTTGAGCGTACTGAGTTCGTCAGCGTTAAGAGGTACTAGCCAGCTTACAAAACAATTCGTTGGGCAGATTGCTGCGAGGTCAGCAAATGAGTATCAGTTGGCCGTACAATTATTACTGCTGGAACTAGCTGAACAAGCTAAATTGCCAATGGGAGGCGTTGGAGGCAGGTGGTTAACGGTTATTAATTCCAGCGCAACGATGCGCTCAGGGGATTTGTCCACGGGGATTTTGACCGTTACTGTAACGGTCGCCGCTGCAGCTCCACAAGGCACGTTACCTCTCATCGCTGGCGTTCAGACAGCAACATAA